GCGGCTGACGGGCCGTCGCCTGGATTAGTTCTTTTCCCCCACCCACCCCTCCCCGGAAGGGGGTTCAAACTTGTAGCCCACCCCACGCACGGTGCGAACCAACTCCGGTTTGCTGGTATCCGTTTCTAGTTTCTTGCGGATCTGACCGATGTGAACATCTACCACCCGTTCATCCCCCTCGTGGTTGAAGTCCCACACCTCCTGAATTAACTCAGCCCGTCGCCAAACCCGGCCCGGATGTCGGGCCAGAGCGTAGAGCAGGTCAAATTCCAACGCAGTCAAGTTGATCGGGCGCTGATTTCGGGTCACTTCTCGCGTTTCGGGGTCGATCACCAAAGAGGCGAAGGTCAACATCGGCGCGCTGGCAATCTCGGTTTTTAGCCGTTGTCGCCGCAAAATAGCTTGCACTCGCGCTTGTAATTCTGGCAAGCTGAAAGGCTTGGTCAGATAGTCATCTGCCCCCAACTGGAAACCCTGCAATTTGTCGGCAGCACTGACCCGGCTGGTCAGCATCAGCACGTACACGCCAGTTTCTTTTTGCATTTGCTGACAGAGGTCGTAACCGCTCACATCCGGCAAATTCAGATCCAAAATCACCAAAATCGGTTGGAAGGAGCGCAACCGTTGTAAGCCTTCCGCCCCGGTAACTGCCACCTCGACCGAATACCCCTGCCGCTGCAAATACCGCTGTAACAGTACACAGATGCTGGGATCATCATCAATGATGAGGATACGTGACATGGCGACTTGGGACTCTCGGGGTGGGCAACATGGGTGTGGTCTTGGGCAAGGGCTCACGGGCAGCAATTCTAGGATTGAAAGCCCCCTGATCCAGCTTGCTCATGGGAGAAGAGAAAGCGGCAAACCGCGCAAACTCAACCGGAATCTCTGCTGGAATGGATGGTAAACCCAAGCGATTTACTTAGATTATTTCAGGTTTTACCATTGCATCACATAAGGAGTTTATCCCTGCTGGAGCACTCTTTGCTCTCCGTAAATTAACGGAGGCTGGTTCCAAAATCGGGGCATCATTCTACTAGGTTGCCCGGAATCAAGGGGAAGGGTAAGGTGGGAGGGATCCGAAAAAGGGATCCCATGCCAGTAGGTGGGCCAAGCGGCGGGGGGTGTCAGGCTGGATCCCGGCGGTTCAGATCGAGGGTAAAAAATTGAGAGTGGCAGGGCGGCGCTTCATTCCAGAGGCTTATGTACGATCCTAATGAAGTCTTTCGCAAAGATATCCAGTTGGCCCTCTTCACCTGGGGGGTTCTGGAATTGGCCTGTTTTGTGATCATCCCGCTGACGGGAGCCTACGAGTTTTCGCAGGTGGAGGGTTGGCTGTGGCCCTCTCTAGTGTTGGGGCCGGTGGGGGCGGTGGTGGTGGCCTTCTGTTCCAAGGTTGTGCTGGCCGCCAATAACATCCCGGATCCCAAGAAGAAAAAAGCCCAGCGACAGGTGGCGCAGGTGTTCAGCTTCTTTGGCTTTTTAGGCTTGGCGTTGCCCTTGATCCTGGCCGGCTGGGTGTTTGGGCGGGAAATTTTGACCACGGACTGGCAGAATAAATTCACCAACGAGTGAGTTCAATACCTATCTCACCGCCCAAATTGATGATGCTCTCCCGAATGCAGGCGGTGCAATCCCCCATGATCCCGCTAGTGGCGGAGTTGATCCGTCAGCACCCTGGCACTATTTCTCTCGGACAGGGGATCGCCTACTACGGCCCACCCCAAGAAGCCCTAGAGCAAATCCCAGAGTTTCTCTCCCAGCCTAGCAATCACCAGTATCAACCGGTACACGGGATCCCCTCACTCATCGAGGCCATCGAAAAGAAGCTGTGCCAGGAGGATGGCTACCAAACGGGGTCGGGGCGGCGCGTGGTGGTGACAGCGGGCAGCAATATGGGCTTTCTCAATGCAGTGCTGGCCATTACCCAGCCCGGAGATGAGATCCTCCTGCAAACCCCCTATTACTTCAACCACGAAATGGCGGTGACGATGGCGGGGTGTCGGGCCGTCTGTGTGCCTACGGACGTAAACTACCAGTTGCAGCCTGAGCAAATTGAGGCGGCCCTGACAGAGCGAACGCGGGGGATCGTCACTATTTCTCCCAACAATCCCACTGGGGTGGTGTATCCGCCTACCGATCTCAAGGCCGTCAACCACCTGTGCCGAGAGCGCGGTCTCTACCACATTCACGACCAAGCCTACGAGTACTTCCTTTACGATGGGATCCCCCCTTTTTCTTTGGTGAGTGTGCCGGAAGGCAACCACCACACGATCTCTCTGTTTTCCCTGTCCAAGTCCTATGGGTTTGCTGGCTGGCGCATCGGCTATATGGTGATCCCGGAGGCGCTATTTATGCCGATCCTGAAGATCCAGGACACCAATTTGATCTGTCCGCCGGTGATCTCTCAATACGCGGCTTTGGGGGCGTTACAAGTGGGATCCGCCTATTGTCGGGAACGGCTGGAATCTCTGGTGGCGGTGCGTCAGGTGGCTCTATCTGCTTTTCAAACCTTGGGAGAACGGGTGCAGATCCCCACCGCACAGGGAGCCTTTTACTTTTTGCTGCGTCTGAAAACCGATTGGCCGGCCATGGCGGTGGTGGAGCACCTGATCCGTGAGCATCGGGTGGCGGTGATCCCCGGGGATACCTTTGGGTTGAAGTCGGGAGAAGGAATCTGTTATGTCCGGGTTGCCTATGGGGCGCTGGATCAGACTAGGGCGGCGGAAGGGATTGGCCGCTTGGTAGAGGGTCTGAAGCACCTGTTGGGCTAGTGGGGGATCCCTAGAGAGTGGGATCCGAGGATGTTATAAATTGGGATGCAAGCCCTTCAGCGCTCCTCAGTCCCGGTTGCCAAACTGGAGTCAGCGCTATGCCCGTCGGTGGCTTGAGAGCCTATCGATAGGTGTCTCTGGTGTGTTTCTGGATGGTCGAGGTGAAGAACCCATGTACCCGAACGAGACGACTTCTCAACCTGAGGTGAGTCGCCAGAATGTTGGACAGTCCGTGTCTACCCCGGCTGTGCAGAGGATGAACCGGGATCCCAGATTGCGGTCGGCGGCTTCTTCTCTCCATGAGTCCCCATGGGTACAGGATTTGGATGACGAATCTTTGGATCGCTACCCCATGCGCGGTCGTTCTTCTCCTTCTTCCGGCGGTTTTCCCTTTGGTACTTTGATGGTAGCCAGTGTTTCGGTCGGGGCTTTGGCTGCTTTGGGTTGGCAGGTTTGGCAGATTGTATTGCCGATGCTGGAGCCACCTTCCGTACCTCAGTTTCAACAGGCAGTGCGGTTGGATCCCTTGCCCAGTCCAGTCAGTTTGCCCACGGATATCCCTGTCACTGAGGGGCCTGCCGCAGGCAGGATTGACCCTGAGGGGTTTCCCCCCGGTAGTCGAGGCCGGGTGATCGAGCCGATTGGGCTGGCCATTCGCAGTCAACCTGCCGCTGAGGGTGCCTATCAGGGGGGGATCGTGGTGGGGGAAACCGTGACCGTGCTGGAGTACAGTGCTGATGGCCTTTGGCAACGGGTACGGCGAGAGCTGAATGGACAGGAGGGTTGGGTACGAGCTGGCAACCTGGGCCCAGTTGCAGATTCTGGAGCGGTGGCCACTGTCACTCCCCCGCAGGATCCCACAGTTGAGTTGACGCCTTTGCCGACTCGCCCCCCTGTCGTGGCAACCGTTACATCCGGCGGACAAGGGCGGGTGATCGAGCCGATTGGGCTGGCTTTGCGAGCCTCTCCGGAGGCGGAGGGGGCCTATATCGGCGGTGTGCCCATGAACGAGGTGGTGACGGTGCTGGGCTTGAGCGAAGATGGCCGTTGGCAGCGCATTCGTCGTCAGGATGGTCAAGAAGGTTGGGTACGGGCCGGAAACTTGGCCCAGGAATAAGGCCAGTGCAGAGATTGAACGGCAGGGATCGGGATCTCGCTCATTTTTTTGCCTGAGATGCCCCGGCAGGGGATTGTGACCCAGGAATGCCTGTGTTTCGGTAGAACAGTACCGCAATAGGGCGACGTGTGAAGCACAGTTCATTTGGGTTGGGCCGTTCACCCTGGGATCCCTTGGGGAACAGGCTGACTTTGTTGGTTCTGATGGTAGGGCTGGGATCCACCCTGATTGCTTGTCGCCAGAATCCTGATTCCATGGCTGGAGGACCTGAGGCTGAAACAGGCTCTCAATCCACCCTTTCAGTAGCGGCAGAGACAGGCACCCTGGAATTATGGGCCAACGGCGAGGCGTTCATTCGGGAGGGCTTTGTCTCCAAAGATGGCTGGGCACTGAGTTTCGACCAGGTGTACGTGACGCTGGCGGAGATCACGGCCTACCAAGCGGATCCCCCCTTTGAGCCAGAATCCGAGGCAGCCTTGCAAGCGCAAACCCAAGTGGGTCTACCCGGCCCAATCACCGTCAACTTGGTCAGCACCCCTGAAGAACGGGCCTTGCTGGGATCCCTAGACGTCCCCCCTGGTCACTACAATGCCTTCTCTTGGCGGATGGTTCCCGCTGTTGCTGGGCCGGCCACGGGCTATTCCCTCTGGATTCAGGGATCCGCTCAACCTCAGGAGGGAGAACCCGGCGACGCAATAGATTTTGTACTTAAATTCCCGCAAGAACTGGCCTTTACCTGTGGCGAGTATATCGGTGAAGACCGCAAAGGGTTCGTTACCCCCAACTCAATAGCCGATTTAGAGGCCACGTTCCACTTCGACCATCTGTTCGGAGATGGGGAATTGCCTCCTGAAGACAGCTTGAATCAATCGGCGCTGGGATTTGCTCCTTTTGCGGCTTTGGCCGTTGGGGGATCCCTGGAAATGGATTGGGCCAGCCTGCAGGAGAATCTCAGCCCAGCCGAAGCCGACCAAGTGGTGGAGATCTTGAGGGAATTGGGCCATGTCGGGGAAGGGCACTGCCGCCAGACCACAGCCCGCCCCTAGCCCCCACCAGAACCATCCGGAAAACCAGTCAACCGCTCAAACAAACACTTGCCATGTACCCACTCTCCTTGTCGCGCCAGCAGTATGTAGCGCCAGCCCACCGAATGGGCTTTTCTGGAAGGTTAAAACTGGCTCTGGGGTTGATCGGTCTCAGTCTGCTGATTGCCAGGGTGGCCTCGGCACATGGGGTGGAAGCGTCTTATCGGGCCATCCCAACCTTTCAAATCAAGGCCCGCTATGATACCGGCGAACCGATGGGATCTGCTCAGGTAACCGTGTTTGCGCCCACGGATCCTGCCACGCCTTGGCAAGAGGGGCAAACCAATGCCGCCGGGCAGTTTGTCTTGCAACCGGATCCCCAACTCAGCGGCCTTTGGCAGGTGAGGATTCGACAGGCTGGGCATGGGGTGTTGCTGAATGTGCCGGTGGGAGAGGATGCCGCCATAGCAGCCGGGGTCAGCAGTTCCCCATCCTTTGGGCCATTGCAACGGGGGGTAATGGCAGCCTGTGTGATCTGGGGTTGCTTAGCTACTGCTTTGTTTTTCTCTACACCGCGTCGGGAAACCCAGCCTAGCCGCTCAGCGTTCACCGCACCTGTTCTGGAGCACGACTAACCATGCACATCAGTGACGGCATTTTGCCCCTACCGCTTTGGCTGGGGGGCTACGGCATCACCACACTCCTGACTGGTTACAGCTTGCGGGTTGGCCAGCGGGGATCCCGTTTCATGCCGGAGTCCGATCCCCGCCGGCAGTTACCGAAAGCATCTTTGCTCACGGCGGCTTTTTTTGTCGCCTCCTCCATTCACCTCCCTATCCCTCCCGCCAGCGTCCATTTCTTGTTGAATGGGTTGGTGGGTTCGCTGCTAGGGCCATTGGCCTATCCTGCCATTGTGGTGGGTTTGTTTTTTCAGGTGGTGGCCTTTGGGCACGGTGGGCTCACGACTTTGGGGATCAATGCCGCAATCATGGGAATCCCTGCTTGGTTGGCGGGGGGTCTCTTTCGGATTGGGCGTCGAGTGCTGGGTACAGGGATGGCCGCCTTTTGGGCGGGGGTTGTGGGGGCGGGGTTGGCGGTGCTGCTGTTTTACGGGGTGGTGATCGCCGGTTTATCCGGTTCGCCCCTGCTAGCTACCGAAGCAGAACGGCTGACCACCGGAACTTTGGTTTTGGCTCACATCCCCGTCATTGTCTTAGAGGGATTGTTCACCAGTTGGGTGCTGCTGTTTCTACAGCGGGTGCAGCCAGATCTTTTGGCCGACTCTTTGCCTCAGCCCTCCTGGGCAACAACTAACCCGCAATCCACCCCAGTAGAGCCGGCCCTCAGTCCCAGCGGGTATGGGAAAGGGTGAAGTGGGGGGATCCCTGACTGCCAAAACTTCAGCCAAAACACCTTCCTGGATCCATCGCTGGCGACCCCTTCCCAAGCTACTGGGGTTGCTGGCGTTGATGGTGGCTTTTGCTGCGATTCAGCGCTTGGCTTTGCTGCCGGTGATCGGGGTTGTGGCAGTGGGGTTGTGGGGGATCTCGGGATTGCCCTGGCGCTTGTGGCTGAGGCGGCTGGCGGGGCCGGGGGTACTGGTGACTGGGTTGATCCTGGTGCTGCCCTTTTGGTTGGGAGAAACCGTCATTTGGCGCTGGGGAGCCCTGGCGGTGCGCTGGGAGGGAATCGCGATAGTGCTGCGGATGGGGGGCCGCTTGGGGGCCATTTTCACCCTCAGCCTGTTGCTGCTAGAAACCACCCCCCTTACGGAGTTACTGGCGGCTGTACGGCGGTTGGGGATCCCGGATTTACTCTTGGAGCTGGCCTGGCTGACCTATCGCTATCTCCAGGAGCTGGGATCCCAATGGCAGCAAATGCGACGGGCAGCCCAATTGCGGGGCTGGCGACCGGGGGGATCCCTGAGGCGAGATCTCCCCTTCCTGGCTTCTTTGCTGGGGACTTTGCTGGTGCGCAGCTACGAGCGCTCTGAGCGCGTTTACCAAGCTTTGCGGTTGCGGGGTTATGGGCAGGGTGCCCCGTTGGTTTCTTCTGCAGGGGATCCCGCGCAGGCATATACCTCTGTAGCACTCAGTTGGGGCGCAACCGGGCTAGCTCTGGGCATCGCAGGACTCCTGCTTGGGTTGGGATTGGTTTGAAGGGATCCCCCATTGACCCAATATGAACCCGGCTGATGCCCGCAATCAGCGCACGGAAATTCCCCTGGTGCGGGTAGATCAGCCTAATCCCGACCCAAAATCCGGTACACCTGATCTCCTATGCTGGAAGCAAAGGGATCCCGTCTGAGGTGTAAAGGTGGATTGGGGCAGCCTGTTCTGGATTTTTTTGATCTTCAGCTCTTTGCAACCCTTGTTCAATCGCCGTGCCCAGGAGTTCCGTCGTTTGATGGCGATTCGCGAGCTAGAGCGAAAACGGGGCAGCCGGGTGATTTTGCTGATCCACCGCCAGGAGTCGATCAGTTTTCTGGGGATCCCGGTTTCCCGCTACATCAGCATCGAAGACTCCGAACAGGTGTTACGGGCGATTCGGCTTACCCCACCGAATACCCCGATTGATTTGATTTTGCACACCCCCGGCGGCTTGGTATTGGCCACCGAACAAATTGCCCGTGCCCTGATTCGTCACCCGGCCAAAGTGACGGTGTTTGTGCCCCATTACGCCATGTCGGGGGGAACGATGTTGGCGCTGGCCTCCGATGAAATTGTCATGGATGCCAATGCGGTACTCGGGCCGGTGGATCCGCAGTTGGGGGGCTATGCCGCCGCCAGTATCCTGCAGGTGTTGGCGGATAAACCTATTGCCGAAATCGACGACCAAACGCTGATTTTGGGGGATCTGGCCCGTAAAGCAATGGGGCAGGTGCAGAACTTCGTACGCGATCTCCTCAAGGATGATGTGCCCAAACGCAAAATTGATCCTGAACGGGTTGAACCCCTGATTCAAGCATTGACTAGCGGACAAGTCACCCACGATTACCCGATCACCGCCGAAGAAGCACAAGGGTTGGGCTTGCCCATTTCTACCGACTTGCCACCCCAGATCTATGCCCTGATGGATTTGTATCCTCAGGCTGCTCTGGGTCGTCCTTCGGTGCAGTACATTCCAACTCCCTACGATCCGCGTCCGGCAATGCCCAGTGGCGGAGCGGGTTCGGGGTTAGCGTGAACTGTTGGCATAAGCCTCCATCGCCTCAGCCCGTAAGCCCTTGGCCCGTCGGAATAACTCCTGCCCCGTATGCAAATGGCGGTCGTCGAAGTTAAGGGGGAAAAAATTCAGCTCCTCTAGCGCATCTTCCAAGTGGTTGAGGGCGTAGTAGAGACGAGAAGCCACCCCCCCCAGGCTGCTGGGATTGGGAATGCGGCGAAAAATTTGCTGAGCTTGGGCCAACTTCTGACCGCACTCCTCCAGGTAAACAACAAAGGCATCCAGCAAATCGGGATCGAAGGGATCCGCCGCCAACGCATTCAACTGGGGTTTTAAGGAGGACAACAATGGCCCCAAAACCCGATTCAGGGGAGTATAGACCTGCCGAATCCAGACTTCGCGGGCAGTGGCCTCATGGCTAACCGTTTCCCTAGAGGATCCCGTCGGCTGGGGGCGAGATGAAGCACTCGGGGGTTGCAATTGGTGGTCATACTCGCGACGGGATTGCGGATCTTTGAGCACCGTATAGGCAGCATTGATCTGGCGGATGCGCTCGGAGGTGGCGCAGTCTTTTTTGGCCAGCAGACTGTCGGGATGATGGTGCTTGACCAAATGACGATAGGCACGTTTAATCTCAGCCGCCGTGGCCAGCGCCGAGACCCCCAAAATGTCGTAATGGGATCCCACCTCAGACCCACTGCCCATGATCCTGCTTTTTCCTGAAAAGAAACTCCCACATTGTACCTGGAGCCTAGAATGAAGGTGAGTTTTCCGGTGCTGCTCCATGTCTTCTTCCCCACAGGGATCCCCCAATCCCCTCAATGCGCTCTTGGGAGCCTCCATCGCCGCCGGCCTGGGCTACGGATTTTTTCAACTGCTGCTCTCGATGTTGGCTAAGTTGCCGCCAGTGGACTGGGAGGGCAGCTCTTTAGCACGTGGGATCAGCATTTTGGTGCGCTACCTGTTGGTGGGCTCGGTTTCCCTGATCACCTTCATGTTTGCCATGGTGGGGCTGGGGTTGGCGGCCTATGGTGTGCAGCTACTGGGAGAGCGGCTGAGGGACAGCTTGCGACGGGCGGGCTGAAGACAGCAGCGACAGGCGGAGCTGTGGTAGAGTAGGCAAATATAACGAATACGTTTCAGGAGTTCTCCGAGCATGTCTGCAGCAGTAGATATTGCTGATGCCACCTTCGAAACAGAGGTGCTAGGCAGCAGCATTCCGGTTCTGGTGGATTTTTGGGCTCCTTGGTGTGGCCCCTGCCGGATGGTGGCTCCTGTGGTGCAGGAAATTGCTGAGCAGTATGTCGGCAAAGTCAAGGTCGTGAAGATCAACACTGACGAGAACCCTCAAACCGCCAGTCAGTACGGGATTCGCAGCATTCCCACCCTGATGCTGTTCAAGGATGGCCAGAAAGTGGATGTCGTGGTGGGCGCCGTTCCCAAAGCTACTCTGACGACTATTTTGGAAAAACACTTCGACGCACCTGCCGAGGCCTAAAGCCGAAATCGGGACGATGGGCTCGGGTATGTCAGGATGTAACGTTTGGGTTCTAGGGCGGAACCTGGTTAATATTCTGCTTAGAGAACCCACTAAAGTAGACTACAGAGAACTCTGGATCCTAGTTTGACCGATTCCCTTTCCTCCCTCCTGCAAGAGATTCTTGCCGATGCCGAATTTTGTCTGAAGCAGTCGGGTTCTCATCCCAATCGCACGGCTTGGATACGCATTATCCAGTCTCTGCAGCGCATGGGATCCTTAGAGCTGAGTCGTTTGGATGCCAAGATCCTGGCGGCTACCCTAGAGGATCTGGAGCAGGGGTTTGCGGCCTTCCAAAACTACACCCACCAACGCAAGATCACCGTCTTCGGCTCAGCCCGCCTAGAGCCGGAGAGCCCTGAATATCGTCAGGCCCAGATGTTTGCCCACTGCATTAGCCAGCGGGGATTTATGGTCATGACCGGTGGTGGCGGCGGCATCATGGAAGCAGGCAATCTCGGTGCAGGCCTAGAAAACTCCTTCGGGCTGAACATCCAGCTCCCGTTTGAGCAAATGGCCAATCCGGTGATTGCCGCCAGTGATCGGGTGATTAACTTCAAGTATTTCTTTTCTCGCAAGCTCTTTTTTGTCAAAGAGACCGATGCGGTGGTGCTCTTCCCCGGTGGCTTTGGCACTCAGGATGAAGCTTTTGAATGCCTGACCCTGATGCAAACGGGCAAAACTAAGTTGATGCCTTTGATCCTGGTGGATAAAACGGGTGGGCGCTACTGGAAGGAATGGGATGAATACGTGCGAGAGCATCTGCTCAGTCGTGGATTGATCAGCCCAGAGGATCTGTATCTCTATACCCTCACAGACGATGTGGGGGATGCCTGTCAGCAAATCACCGACTTCTATCGCATTTTTCATAGCAACCGCTATGTGCGGGAACTGTTGGTGTTGCGGTTGAATACAAAACTCTCGGCCCAGGCTCTAGAAACCTTGAATGAAGAGTTTGCCGATATTCTCGACTCCGGCCAGATCCTGCAAACCCAAGCCCTCCCAGAAGAAGCCGAAGAAGATATCGCCCACCTGCCACGATTGGTGATGCACTTTAACCAGCGCAACTTCGGGCGATTGTGGCAAATGGTACGCCGCATCAATCGGCTCCACCCACAGCACCCTGAGCATCTGCAAATGCGCCCCAATCAAAAATAAGACTCACCCCGCACCTGCCAAGGGATCCCGATGGGCCAGCTCTTTGTGAAAATTTGTGGGATCACCCGCCCAGACCAAGCAGAAGCAATCGCGGCACTGGGGGTGAGTGCCCTTGGGTTTATTGCGGTGCCCAATACCCCCCGCTATTTGCCCCCATCGGCAATGGCTGGGTGGGTGGGATCCCTACCCGTTGTGAGGGTGGGAGTCTTTTTGGATCAAGAGCCCCACACCATCGCCACCTGGGTAGAAGTCACGGGCCTCACGGCTGTTCAGTTGCATGGGCAAGAATCCCCACAAGATTGCCACCGATTGGGAGAATTGCTCCCCGGGATCCCTCGCATCAAAGCGCTGCGCATTCGCCATCTTTCTGATCTGGAAAAGTCGGCGGCCTACGTGGGCTGTGTGGAAACCCTATTGCTGGATGCCTATCACCCCCAACGGGCGGGTGGCACCGGCCAAACCCTCAATTGGCAGGAACTCGCTCATGGATCCCTGCCGTTGCCCTGGCTCTTGGCGGGGGGATTAAACCCGGACAACATTGGCCTAGCCCTGAGCCAAGTGACCCCCAGTGGCATCGATCTCTCCAGTGGGGTAGAGTCCAAACCGGGAGACAAAGATCTGGGGAAAGTAGAGCGCCTACTCCAGCACATCCGTTCCCAGGGGTGGGCAGTGGCTGCCTCTCTGCCCCACCCAAAACTGTCGGGATCCCTATTGCAATGACCCTATTGCAATGAATCGAGCTCCAGGCCCGGCTCAAACATCTGTTCCTTCACTTCCCCGAACCGTCCCATCACCCCAAGATCGCGGTTATTGAAGGTCACTAGCACCCCGCCCGCATTGCCAGTACGCAACACGATCGATTGCTCTGCTTCCCAGTTCAGCTCCGCCCCCGGCTGCAACGTGGCCTCAAACACCGTCTGTCCGTCGGCAATCACCCGTAACCAGGAGGGGTGCTCCACCACCCGAATATCCAACCGCACCGGCTTTTGCCCGATTCCACCGGAGTAGGCTTCCAAAACCTCCGGGAATACCCCTTGGATGCGTGTCCATTGGTCGAGAGTAGGAAACAGTTGCCGGGTGGTCAGAGGTGGTTGCGTCGGAGGCAGAGAGACAGGGGAAGGGTTGGATTCCCCACGACCGATATTACCGATATTTTGCAGACCGATGACCCAGCGGCTGAAGGGATTGCCCGTACCCTCTAGCAGAGCGGATAACCCCCCCACCGCCAATACGATCAGCACGACATAAGCCGCCCAGAGGTGCAGCGGGCGCAGGGCAAAAGTAGGCCGGTCACTAGCGGTGGCAAGGGGCGCTGGGGGATGGGGTGCTTTGGTGAATAGAAGCGGAAAAGCTTGCCGAGAGAGGGTTTCGCCATCCAAGCCCAAATAGTCTGCATAGCGCTTCAAAAACCCTTGGGCGTAGACCGGCTCTGGCAACCGGCTCAAATCCGCCTGTTCCAGGGCCTGCAGATATTGTGTGCGAATGAAGGTATCGTTGGCTACTTCCGTCAACGTCAGACCTCTTGCCTCCCGTGTTTGCCGCAACAGGGATCCTAGGGCTTCCAAAGAGTATGCTGAATCTCGCATCGCTAGGCTACCTACAGAAGAAAGGGGGCCCTTGTGAAGATCATGCATCGTGTTCAGAGACATGACGAGACAAAAAAGAGGTGACCTAAAGAACAGCTGATCAGCGCCATGGG
This is a stretch of genomic DNA from Synechococcus sp. Nb3U1. It encodes these proteins:
- a CDS encoding phosphoribosylanthranilate isomerase, whose product is MGQLFVKICGITRPDQAEAIAALGVSALGFIAVPNTPRYLPPSAMAGWVGSLPVVRVGVFLDQEPHTIATWVEVTGLTAVQLHGQESPQDCHRLGELLPGIPRIKALRIRHLSDLEKSAAYVGCVETLLLDAYHPQRAGGTGQTLNWQELAHGSLPLPWLLAGGLNPDNIGLALSQVTPSGIDLSSGVESKPGDKDLGKVERLLQHIRSQGWAVAASLPHPKLSGSLLQ
- a CDS encoding DUF4115 domain-containing protein, producing MLIVLAVGGLSALLEGTGNPFSRWVIGLQNIGNIGRGESNPSPVSLPPTQPPLTTRQLFPTLDQWTRIQGVFPEVLEAYSGGIGQKPVRLDIRVVEHPSWLRVIADGQTVFEATLQPGAELNWEAEQSIVLRTGNAGGVLVTFNNRDLGVMGRFGEVKEQMFEPGLELDSLQ